The Nostoc sp. NIES-3756 DNA window TGGTGATGAGGCAGCAGCTATGATACATTGTCCTTGCTCAAACCCCAGTTGTAAATCTTCTACCCAATCTTGTAAGGATATGTGACTTTGCTTGCCCAAAGGCGTATCTAGGATGATAATTTGTTGGGTGTAGAGCGATCGCCTCAGTTGTTGTCTTAACCAAGAACGACTTAAGCGAATATTATCACCCACCACTAATACAGGTTCTTCAGTCGCACTCCCTTCAATTCTTCCCCGCAAATATAAAAGTACTGTGGTAAAACTTCCTCGCTGTTTTTCTGCCTTTGCTTGGGTGCTTTGCAAGCAATTTTGAATTATAGTCTGTAAATCTTGGCTAGTGTGCGCCAACGGCCAATACTCAATCTCAAAACCACCCACACCACCTAAAAGTTTACTAAAAGCTAGAGTCGTTTGATTAGTCGCTAAACCTTCCACAATTAAAGCTTTGCGTAAGTCAGGTGAAGCAACTAACGCAGGTTTGACTCCTAGAATTACCTCCCCCACACCTTCAACAATGCGCTTTGGTGTTTGCAGTGGATATTCAGAGTAAACCTTAGTATCTCCTCGGCTACGATTTTGCTGATTAATTAATCTTAATTGTTGGTTAGTTTGTTCTATATATTGCCGCGTTTGGTGATAAACATAACGATAAAGCCCATCAGCATCAATCAAACCTTGTGCATCTGCTGCTTCACCCTGCAACCCCCGCATTAAATAATAAGTAAATACCCCATGTCCTAATTCGGGAAATTCCCAAGACTGTTGATTAGTATCACAAGAAAGTAAAGCGTAGAAACCTTTACTCTGTCTCGCCCGTTGGCGTAATAACTCCACCATCTGCGGTGTAGGGTTGGGTAGAGATGGTTGTGTATGGTTACTCTTACCACCCATCAACGTGAGATTACCACTATGACAAGCATCTAGCCAAACTAATTGCGTTTGTGCTTGGCTGTTTCCTAAACATTGCAAAAGTTCCTGTAACCCTAAACCCGTGTTGAGTAAGTCATCTGTTTGAGTATCGCCTAGACACAGAATTGCTTGCTGAGAATTTGGCTCTAGCATTCCGTGACCAGAGAAGTAAAATAAAATCGTATCCTCTGGTTGAGCCTGACGAGTAACTTGCGATAAACTCTCCCTTACTGTGGTTAGTGTAGGCTGTTGGGAAGCAAAATCATGATGTACCCACTCTGCTTTTTGGGGAAACCTCCCTGTCATCTCGGCTAAAGCTGCGGCTAAACCTTGACAGTCAACAGCCGAGTAACGTAATGAAGGTAATTTTTCATCTTGATATCGGTTAACCCCCAACAGCAACAGCCATAGTTTGGCTTTCCCTGTCGCTAGGGTATGAGTTGAGTGACTGGTAGCAACACCGAGTGGAGACATTGTTTTTAATTCAAAATTCAAAATTCAAAATTAACTACGGGTTGGCTTACGCCTCCGTTCCCAGAAAGCAAGATACAAGAGTTGAGATGTGTCTTTTATCACACAGAACTCATATCTATTTAGTTTTTTGCAGTATAAACATACCCAGGGCGCTGCACTGCTCACAAAAATCATCAATACTTAGTAGTCTGGTATTAGTTACTCTACTGTTTTGGGATGACGCTATGATTTAGTCTCAATATATAAGGGGTATGTTCCGTAAATGTGGTTTGACTGTAGATATTATTTTGACATACCTAGACTCTAAATAATTTAGTTCTCCTACTAGTTAGGTTTAATGTTTGTTATTTGATACACTTCTACATCAAAGTTTTTCTGAAAATGTTAACATTACAATACACCTGTGAATAGTTAAGTAGTAATCTGCAATTTTTATTCTCAATATTTAATACAATCAAGAATCAGCCAAACTGGCTACATCAACAAGCTTGTCTTTGCTAAAGTATGAGAAGTAAAGGGATTTAGAGCTTAATTGTTCTACCTTTACTAATCTTTCAAGAGCATTCAAAGCAGACTCATCGATATCAGTCTGCTCCTTCCTCAAATGTTGTTAGATTTGTGATAATCATTGCTTTGGTTGGGGCGATGTTATCACAAAACTTTTTGCTAACGACAAAAGGCAAAAGTTACACTATTACTCTTTGTTGATTTCCTCTGTTACGCCTCGTACATCTTCATCTGTACGAGGTATTTTTATAATGCTTGTAGTTGTTAGTAATGATTTGTTTAGTAAGAGGTTATTTATAAAGTAAAAATAAAATTACTGTAGGGTGTGTTAGGCGCACATTTTGGATATGATGTCTCACGAAAAAAATGACTTAAGCGCCTAACGCACCGTATTATTTAGCGGTGCGTTAAATACTACTGACTATTGACTATCGACTAAGTAGAACAGGTTAAATAATTAAAGGCTCGTAGTAAGAACTTGAGTTCTCTCTGCGTTCCCTACGGGACGCTACGCGAACGCATAGCGTGTCGTAGACAGACGCTCCGCGTTCGCGTAAGCGTCTCGTAGAGAACAAAAAAGGACTAAAGTCCTTACTACGAAATTAATCATATTCTTTTTACATTACTTAACATAGTTTGGTTTTTTCAAGTTGTTTTACTTACTGACAAATCCAACAATAATCTACATCCTGATATAGAGTTGAAAATCTTATATATTAGCGTGCAACTATGGTTAGCTGCGATCGAAGATTTAGAACAATCTGGTCTGGAAACTACACCAGTTCCTAGTTCCTTCCCATTGGAACTAGAAAAACGTGAGTTTGCTTATCAGTTCTGGAATAACTCCGAAGGAACTCAAAGTGAGCAAGGACGCTGGGCAAAAGGCCCCTCAATGGATGGTAAGGGTGAGTTTGAGTATGTTGCTAACCCCCAACCTTTAGGGACAGAACCACATCCTCCCCAACCAGACCCAAAACTTCACGGTACAGGAGACGTTCCTCATAACCAACAAGGTAACGGTTATAGCGCAGCGCCTTTAGTTGAGCGTATCATCTAATACAGGGAAGGCGTATTTTTCAACTAGCACACATAATAAGGGAAAGGGGAAGAGAAGGTTTTTACATTTCTTTATTTTCCAGCCTGCTAATTACGAGAAATTCCCGCAACCAAATATCAAAATCTCTCTTCCCCATCCCCAACGCCCAGCTTTTATTTTAGGAAAAAGACTTATTGGTCTGGTGAACAGAAATTTACCATATCAAAAATAATAGGTTACACTGTTTCGACATACTAGGCGGTGAGAGCTATGACCCCTCATCCCGCTTTTAGGGACTTAACTTAAAATAAAGAAAACGACCACAGTGATTACCGTGATCGTAGACGAATTAACTATACGATATTGATTCTACTACAAACGTCTATTACCCTATCCCCCAAAAGGGGGTTTTTTTTGAGTAAGTACGCTAAAGTCCGTTCTTAATGCTGTCAAGCCGCGATTGTTTGTCAGTAATGCTTGATTTTTGACTGATTTTGACCTTGCAGATATTGATTATCTGTGGTTGTGTGCGATCGCCACAAGCAAACACTACAGCCGCAGAAGTGGGTTTTTCTCTTGCATCTTATTTTCAATTATTACATCTACTCTAAGTTAGAGAAATTAGTATGACTCCTACTTGATTTTTCTAGTTGTTTATGAGAAAGTCTGATCTAACATAAAATACGGTAAATCGATAGACTTGCAGGAGTTGTGGTTGCTCTCAGCAAAAGGAAATTTATAGTTGTGCAAGTATAGCAAAACTGTAATCATCCCCATAGCTATCGAAAACTCATGACAAGAAGCATAGTAGTCATTTATTTAGCATTGAATAGCAACCATCAATGCTGATGTGACCGCTAAAAGCTTCAAAAATCCGAAATCTCATCACAAATTCAATTGAAGTACCTTTTTTGGGTGCTGCTATTCAATTGGCTTAGACCCTATTTAGCTGTTAGCCACCATTTGATGTGGCTATAACTTTTTACCTGTGGAGAACCCCTCAATGTCAGTAGATCCCAATTCCCATCAAGGCTTTCCCTCAATTGAAATTACTAAAGTACAACAGCCGCAAAGCAAAAAACGTCTATTTAATCGCAGCAGTGGTAGGCGGTCTTTTCTCAAAGGTGCAGGCTTATTTACAACGGCTGGGGTAGTTGCAGGAGTTGCAGGTACAATACCTCTTTCTCTTAAGGAAGGAGAAGGTCTAGTACAAGCTCAAGATGTTGTAGATAAGTCCCGCTATAGCCGATTGCATGAGAAAGCCTACAGAGTGCGTGTAGCCGCAGCAAAAGCTAACCAAGAGATTCCCATTCCTCCCCACCCCACCAACGGCGATGAGGAACGCTATCCTAACAAAATTGGCTCTGACTCCAGAGGTTTACCCCACAATAAGTTGGGTGAAGTTGACCTCAAAGCCTACGAATCTCTAACAAAAGCAGTCACCACTGGCAATCATGATGACTTTGAAAAAGTCATTTTGGGTGGGACACGAAAACTTGTCAATGCTCAAGGGCCTTTAGCCATCAGTTTAGAAGGTTGTAATGTTGTGCAGGTAGCTGTACCGCCACCAGTTGCTTTAGCTACCCCAGAAAGGGCAGCTGAGGCTATTGAACTTTATTGGCAAGCTTTATTGCGAGATGTACCTTTTCATAAGCTACAAAACAACACCGATGATCCTTTAGTCTTAGCGGCTGTTGAAGAACTAAATAAGCTTTCTGCATTCAAAGGGCCTAGACAGAACGGGCGTGTCACGCCCCAAACTCTGTTTCGTGGTAGCGTCACTTACGTTGATAAGAGTGATAAATCAGGGATAACAGCAAAACATATAACTCCATCCGGGGTATTAGTAGGGCCGCACATTTCCCAGTTTGTCTTATTGAACATTCCTTGGGGAGTTCAATATATTCCACCTGTGATTCGGACTGCTTTGCCTGGTAATGACTTCCTTACTGATTATGAAGAATGGCTCAACGTCCAGAATGGTGGGACTCCTAAATCGATTAAGTATGACCCAGTACGCCGTTACATATCTACAATTCGTGACTTATCTGAATATTCTCACGCTCCAGGAGCATCATTTTTTGGCGCTTCTTTAATTTTGGGTACAGCTCGCAATGCTAACGACCCTTTTAGTGGTGGTATTGGCGCACCCTTAAATTCAGGTAATCCCTTTGTCAAATCAAAAACTCAACAGGGGGGCAATGGGTCTTTTGCTGTGGGACATTTACAAGCCTTATTGAATCTGGGTATATCCCGTGCCATCAGAGCCTCCTATTGGCAGAAGTTTTATGTACACCGCACTTTACGACCAGAAGCTTATGGAGGTCTGGTTCATAACAATATTGTGAATAAAACACAATATCCAGTTCACAAGGATATTTTAAACTCCAAGGCTCTAGCTCAAAGCTTTAGCAAATTTGGCTCTTATTTGCTACCACATGGATACCCAGAAGGCTCCCCAATTCACTCTTCTTATGTTGGTGGTGCAGCATCGATCGCTGGCGTTAGTGCCACACTATTAAAAGCATATTTTGACGAAGATTTCGTGATTCCTAATCCTGTAGTTCCTGACCCCAATGACCCGACTAAGGTAATTCCCTATACAGGAGAACCGCTAACTGTGGGTGGTGAGTTAAATAAGCTGGCGACTAATTACGCTCTTGGTCGTGGTCATGGTGGTATCCATTGGCGTACAGATGGTTCTGCCGGCTTGGCTTTGGGTGAAGAGATTGCTATCAGTATCCTCAAAGATGAAAGACTAGGTTACAATGAGAAATTCGATGGTTTTACCTTTACCAAGTTTGACGGTACAAAAGTTACTGTTTAGTTGAGTTATAGCTGGGGATTGGGTGAATTGCCTTTAGCATACTACGGTAGCCAAAAATTAGGTAGGATGGATTTACCCAATCCCCGGACTGTTTGGTTGAGCGATCGCGCCACTTGGATATGTGCTTCGTCTGCTTCTACAGGTAAAATCTCAGCAGACGTACCCATACCTAAATGAGAAATAACTAAATTCGCCGCCTCTAAACCTGTAACATAAGCTTTTTCCTGTGACCATGAACCGTGACGGTTAACAATCCAATCACCACTCATAAATACATTAGAAAAACTAGTTTTAGCTGGCAACATATAAGGATAGCTCCCAGGAGCAAAATGAGTTACCGCTTGTGGTAAACGAATTACGCTACTATCTATTACTTTTGCTTCTCTAAATTCTGGGATGCAGGTTGTTAAATAACGCTGAACTGTAGAAATAATTTCTGTATCACTCCAATTTAAAAATTGATTTGCATGATAAAAATCAGCTTCTATTACTGTTCCTGGTTCATCTTTATATTCATCATGTAAAGCATTCAAATCAAAGAATGTCCATCCTGTAGTAGTATCAAAACCAAAACAAGCATTTGAAGGACGAGGAATATCAATTTTACGGTCAAACCAAATTCGTGTCGCTAAAACATCAATTGCGCCTAAGTTGTACAAGTTCCGAAATTCAGAACGGCTTTGTAAACTAGGGCTATTAGAAACAATCTTCTTCATCCCGGTGATACCAACTGCAAAAATCACAGCGTCAGCATCAAATATCTCATTACCACAAACTACACCCTTTGCTTGATTATTACTATCAATAATTAAATCAGTAACACGGTGTTTTGGTAATATCTTTGCCCCTGCTTTTTCGATACATTCCACCCAAGGACGGAATATTTTTTCTCCTACAGTTCCCCTACACCAAACCACATCAAAATCAGCTTGATGAGCCAGAATAAAAAAGTAAAGCATCCCTAATGTAGCGGCGGCGGAACATTGTTCCCCAGGGGCAAATAAACCTACTAATAACATTGGTTCAAAAGCATCTTTATAAAGACGCGCCGACACACCAAAATCCTTAAACAATTCCCGCGCAGTTACACTGTCATAACGCCGCCAAGCTGCATCAGAATTATCAAAATCTACCACGGCATAAAGTAAAGGTAAGGCGCTGAGGCGATCAATTAAAGGTAGACGTTGGAATTGAGTGTAAATAAAAGTGCCTAAAGGCGTGGGGAGTCTGGGCAAGTCTTGAAAAATGGGTGATTCTACTTCCAACCCCGCAGGGGAATATTGGGCGGAACGAGTCCAGGTAGTGAAGGGATTAATATTTAACTCGTTAATTAAGGCGAATATATTTCTGTAGGGATACCAAAAGCCATGAATCCCAGCTTCTACAGATTTTCCCCCTGGTGTTTGCCAACCAGCCACCAGTCCACCAGGATAGGGGCCTGCTTCTAGAAGCGTCACATCGTAACCTTGTTTTGCTAGATGGTAAGTTGCACCCAACCCCGCCCAACCAGCACCTACAACTACTACCCGTTTTTGTTGTGACTCTTCTGCCATTTTCCTCTCCGATTGTTCTTCTCTTAACTAATTTATCAGTCTTGAGCGTGGGGAA harbors:
- a CDS encoding vanadium-dependent haloperoxidase encodes the protein MSVDPNSHQGFPSIEITKVQQPQSKKRLFNRSSGRRSFLKGAGLFTTAGVVAGVAGTIPLSLKEGEGLVQAQDVVDKSRYSRLHEKAYRVRVAAAKANQEIPIPPHPTNGDEERYPNKIGSDSRGLPHNKLGEVDLKAYESLTKAVTTGNHDDFEKVILGGTRKLVNAQGPLAISLEGCNVVQVAVPPPVALATPERAAEAIELYWQALLRDVPFHKLQNNTDDPLVLAAVEELNKLSAFKGPRQNGRVTPQTLFRGSVTYVDKSDKSGITAKHITPSGVLVGPHISQFVLLNIPWGVQYIPPVIRTALPGNDFLTDYEEWLNVQNGGTPKSIKYDPVRRYISTIRDLSEYSHAPGASFFGASLILGTARNANDPFSGGIGAPLNSGNPFVKSKTQQGGNGSFAVGHLQALLNLGISRAIRASYWQKFYVHRTLRPEAYGGLVHNNIVNKTQYPVHKDILNSKALAQSFSKFGSYLLPHGYPEGSPIHSSYVGGAASIAGVSATLLKAYFDEDFVIPNPVVPDPNDPTKVIPYTGEPLTVGGELNKLATNYALGRGHGGIHWRTDGSAGLALGEEIAISILKDERLGYNEKFDGFTFTKFDGTKVTV
- a CDS encoding hydroxysqualene dehydroxylase, which gives rise to MAEESQQKRVVVVGAGWAGLGATYHLAKQGYDVTLLEAGPYPGGLVAGWQTPGGKSVEAGIHGFWYPYRNIFALINELNINPFTTWTRSAQYSPAGLEVESPIFQDLPRLPTPLGTFIYTQFQRLPLIDRLSALPLLYAVVDFDNSDAAWRRYDSVTARELFKDFGVSARLYKDAFEPMLLVGLFAPGEQCSAAATLGMLYFFILAHQADFDVVWCRGTVGEKIFRPWVECIEKAGAKILPKHRVTDLIIDSNNQAKGVVCGNEIFDADAVIFAVGITGMKKIVSNSPSLQSRSEFRNLYNLGAIDVLATRIWFDRKIDIPRPSNACFGFDTTTGWTFFDLNALHDEYKDEPGTVIEADFYHANQFLNWSDTEIISTVQRYLTTCIPEFREAKVIDSSVIRLPQAVTHFAPGSYPYMLPAKTSFSNVFMSGDWIVNRHGSWSQEKAYVTGLEAANLVISHLGMGTSAEILPVEADEAHIQVARSLNQTVRGLGKSILPNFWLP